The Musa acuminata AAA Group cultivar baxijiao chromosome BXJ2-2, Cavendish_Baxijiao_AAA, whole genome shotgun sequence genome contains the following window.
GTTCCGGTAGTTCGCTTTTCGATCCGAGAAGCATCTCCCTCGGCGATCATCCTCTGACGAGCTCAGCCCAGCTGCGAAGGATCTGTGGCTTCGTCACCCAGGAGGACAATCTGCTTCCCCTCCTCACCGTGAAGGAAACGTTGATGTTCAGTGCCAAGTTCCGGCTGAAAGGGATGAGCGAGAGAAAGATGGAAGAGAGAGTGGAGGGACTCATCCGAGAACTGCGCCTCGAACATGTAACCGATAGCTATGTCGGGGACGCGGAGACTAGAGGGATTTCCGGAGGAGAAAGGAAGCGGCTCTCCATCGGCGTCGACGTGATCCACGACCCGCCCATCCTCCTCCTCGACGAGCCCACGTCGGGCCTCGACAGTACCTCGGCGTTGCAGGTGGTTCAGCTACTCGCTTCCATGGCCCGAACAAGGCAGCAGATCCTGATTCTAACCATACACCAGCCGAGCTATCGGATCCTTCAATATGTCTCGTCTTTCTTGCTCCTCTCCCATGGCAAGTTAGCTCATTATGGCAGCATCCAATCTCTCTCACAGACGATATCGCAGCTGGGATTCAAGATCCCTGTCCGAGTCAATCCGTTGGAGTTCGCCATGGAGATCACCCAACAATTGGAGGATTACGGTGCCAAACACGCGACCTTTAACTGTCCCAACGAGCCAAGCCAAGAACGATTAGAGGGAGACCACCCTGAGAGAGACGATGGCTACTGCTCGCGGAtagctgagatgagaacactcagCTGGAGGTTTTGGAAGATAATCTACAGAACAAAGCAGTTGTTCCTCGCCAGAACGATGCAAGCCATCGTTGGTGGGCTGGGACTCGGCACCGTTTACCTGCGTGTGAAGTCGGATCCCGATGGTATAGCAAAGAGGCTCGGCCTCTTCGCCTTCAGCCTCAGCTTCCTCCTCTCTTCCACCGTGGAAGCACTACCGATCTTCCTGCAGGAGCGGCGCGTTCTCATGAGGGAGACATCGAGGAGGATGTATCGGGTCTCCTCCTACATGGTAGCCAACACCGTCGTCTTCATCCCCTTCTTACTGGTGGTGGCGCTTCTGTTCGCAGTGCCAGTGTACTGGCTCGTAGGCCTCAATCCCTCCATCAGCGCGTTCATGTTCTTCGTG
Protein-coding sequences here:
- the LOC135605511 gene encoding ABC transporter G family member 23-like, with amino-acid sequence MENLCLDVNSTLQYSSTSDSPPESSSPSSSVYQTSPPPPVKASNKLVVTNLCYTVLPEASLIRSCFRRKHEPRAVEVLRSVSFVANSSEILAVVGPSGAGKSTLLRVISGRSGSSLFDPRSISLGDHPLTSSAQLRRICGFVTQEDNLLPLLTVKETLMFSAKFRLKGMSERKMEERVEGLIRELRLEHVTDSYVGDAETRGISGGERKRLSIGVDVIHDPPILLLDEPTSGLDSTSALQVVQLLASMARTRQQILILTIHQPSYRILQYVSSFLLLSHGKLAHYGSIQSLSQTISQLGFKIPVRVNPLEFAMEITQQLEDYGAKHATFNCPNEPSQERLEGDHPERDDGYCSRIAEMRTLSWRFWKIIYRTKQLFLARTMQAIVGGLGLGTVYLRVKSDPDGIAKRLGLFAFSLSFLLSSTVEALPIFLQERRVLMRETSRRMYRVSSYMVANTVVFIPFLLVVALLFAVPVYWLVGLNPSISAFMFFVLAVWMIVLMASSLVLFLSAVSPDFILGNSLICTFLGIFFLFSGYFIPKDSIPKYWIFMYYISLYRYPLDFLLINEYWSVRGKCFSWLGDVCSLTGGDVLRARGLDKDTRWMDVGIMCCFFLAYRVLCWLLLVRKASKTML